One Papaver somniferum cultivar HN1 unplaced genomic scaffold, ASM357369v1 unplaced-scaffold_135, whole genome shotgun sequence genomic window, TCTTAGAAGGAAGGATCATTCTTTTCCGAcgggatttacaccaagaatggataccataagcgtataaaaatatttctttGACAAAGAAgaatatgcatatatatataaatatataactcACTAAGAAGTGTGCATTATATGCTCACATATAAACCAAGGACGTCGTGAACATTCAAACAATAACCAAATTCAGTAACACTCAATACttaaactataaatcaagatcAAAAGAGACTTAATAATAAAAGTTTTCTTATAAGTGATATAGAATGTTTTTCTAATGCCAAACATATTTTAGAAATAGTTTGTATgcatttgaaaaatatttggcagGAAACCGATCCTAAACTACGAAAGGAGGACCTTaaagaaatttcatgaattttatCCTTTATGGTATgcaaaccagtttgcaaacccTTCAGTCCACGAAATTAAGAGTTTACATAGTACACGTACCTTCTTGTAGACATCGATATCCGGTAAGCTTgtttgcctataacttcttcgtccgaactcagaataacctcattcttttgcATTCTTTTTGAAACTGACTTATGTTCGAGATGGGGaagataaatccttaatttgaatgatttcAGTCTGGTATTTGGcctgtctcttgattttgagcatcttttctccttttcgtcacacttcttccacttctcttcgacttgggcacttggatacttgaaaTTGTAAATCCTTTTCACCTATTagagacaaataaaagaaaacaagattaATAACaataatacatgcaagaataatagtcaACATGATATGTgcgccctaattcttttggtttcCTCACCGTATTCATAATagagcatttcttggtgaggatgcatttccaacacaatcaagttttgtTGGGGGTGAAAAATATCTTTTTCAccacaagtgattgaaacaaaccTTTCCGTATCTATGAATTTTTCACAATCTATAGCTTTTGGATTATTTCGTTTCTTCTTCCACCAATTCTTGTGTTTTACTTTTGCATTATCATGAACGAGATCACTTTTAGATCCATTCTTATCTAAACCCATTTCCCCCAAGGAATTTcaacttccaacatcatggacttttccttttccatagtcatggaaattTCTGGGAGattattccttttcacactcaatgcatcattgaatttctttgatatccacttctgagtgtgtttacgAACAACCACAATCTTCTTCCCATCATTATTTTCAAGgtttctcgaaagagaattggattgactattcttttgaaatttatagTCTTTATCCAAtcgggagcatcagatcttgtcttcgtctttacagagttatccttttgataatcattataaTTGGGAAAAGGATTTGTATGACGTTTATGGGAAAATCTTTGTTAATCACAACACTGATTGCTTTGCCttaaggttggacagttacaacatgTAATATTAAGGGGTTTATCTAAGCATATGATCTAGTTTCATAACTACTTGTGGTACCCAaataagaacatcatgaagtttctaattccttatacgaaaacgacatcccatttgcaggtgacctttatttccgcaataatagcaagCATAATGAATGTTATTACCTGGATTCGTGTGTGCtagctttggaggttgatatattttgctcttttgaaccttaaccgCCGGTGTAGGTATTTCACTTTcgtcatcagtggaaacctttggttgagaaaaatcactagccttgacaaactTTACCTCTttactaatacttggagcatctattcccttatagcctaatcctcgtgtatcacgatgacttttacttgctcctagcatagaggTTAATTTGTttaaactagtattgaactttttcaagtcctcttccaacatcttgattttatcaagaacatCAGTTAAATAATCCTTTTCTATGTATTCAAAACTAATTTGTCCTCATtccagattctgcaagtttctcttccaacaaaaagtatttttgataaatattatcacattcaagtgacttcttaCGGAGGTCTTCCTCAAAATCCTTGAGGATTGATTCATTAGAGTGATTTTAAACATAAAGAcccgcgtaacatcttctcaattcttGTTTCCTCGATAGAGATGGGTCATAAAAGGAATCGGTTCCTATAACTTAACATACTAtgagatttcctcatcaacatatctatcaatatctgagtcaccttcatacgaaagttcatccaactgttcttccagGCGTATTTCCTAGTTATCCACTATTTCTACATCCATAGGATGTTTAGATATTGATCTTGATGTGACAGTTTCCTCAGGTGCTGGACACAAATTCTGATCAAAATCAACTGGTTGATTTTGAACTGGTGATACGTTATTAGAGATTTCACTCCTGTCCttatagtcagactgcttcaaacacaaacttattaggtcttaacgtgtttgcctgctctgataccaattgaaaacattGGGGGTaccaaactcaacacaactccgagagttgaAACTCAATCagggaaagtgtctagagttatatctctaccTATCTtgagattagaacgtttacagaatcgaATCCGTGAATCTAATCACAGAGAGAGTtcttggatggcaccaaagaccaatgttcgacgatcaatcaagtcgtatccaacaaactaggtcggacgtatctactttgattgatcaatgcacaacctgtgacatttcaattataaagataaacaatataatgcggaaaaaataaaataaaacagacacaagaaattttgttaacgaggaaacgcaaatgcagaaaaaccccgggacctagtccagattgaacaccaaattgtgtTAAGCAGCTgaagacactagcttactaccaattaacttcggtctggaaagTAGTTGATTCCTGACTCAGTATCCCATTGATTCAGGTATATTTGCGTtttttacgcctcttgaatcccatcaagactccgcgcaattgattgcCTTAGATGaaatcacaccaactaagagttgcttaaaCTCAAtctaagactttaaaccaaatattcctcccacagattaagcataTATAATTGATTTTCTGAATTCTAaatggatgatcagatcaaacgtaagatccaggtgatggaaatcgatagcaacttgacagaaatctggctatcctcaaaatccggacttatgaaacccgatgtgcaacctagattattattcacctcacaagtataaaacttgtggaatcacaaagttgagacgaagagaactttgtgatttctatctaacttgttcaagtgataaatcaacaattgaacaagatcaggatactcaagttatcaagataaaagataattggaCCCGACTTTAAGAaagccaatgaagtctttgatagtcgctaaaccctaaaaggttttctagagaggacgactctagatacaactaggacacaccaacgagtagtgtcaggattcaaagattccagttgccaagagttccccttatatatccTCGAAGCCTagattgctttaggtttaagctaagatagctttggaactaagaaaacaatattcaccgttagatgaaagatttgaatcttatttacataaacaagatatacactctggttaggtaaactgTATACGAACCATGTATAAATACTATGTTCAACATAGTTAGACCAAACTagtcgatttgaacttaaaatcttAACACTTATTTccatgaacacaaagacattaatattgagtcacaattatgtgatcaaataagtctagtgttaattagagaattgatcaaatgcaaatcatcttatagaaataatttaatcgaatTTGAACAAAATCGACAtattttgtaaatgtacaaagtatGAATACATGAGTCGTTTGTGAATCGTCTGAGTCATAGTGCACGGACTGTTTTCAAACTTATGAGAAAAACCGAGTTCTGGAGTTGACAGACTTTTCAGTTCACATACCGgttgcaaacttaggtgcaaaaaTGAGTTCCAGAGTTTACAAAACTTTTCAGTTTGGAAACTGATTTGGAAACCGTAAGAATTTTACCAGTTCTGGAGTATAAAAAAACTTTTCAGTTTGcctaccggtttgggtactaaactggttctaaaACATATAACTTTATTGGTTCGCATACCAATTTGGATACTTAAATCCGGtttccttaccacagttccaaaatggtttgtatatGAATATAcgtacctatccggatcacgaaacaaatagattctcccatgatgtgcataagaatatgcgttatcacacaaatctggaagtcgatatatagctacttatCTACGTGTACtaatacatgtaatacgacttcagacaAATAACATTAATCTGAATATAGTAGTTTAATaatattcccaaataacatcaacgacacatatcactgttccaggctatttccaAATTATAAACTTGAATCAAGATTCGgttccaaaaaataaatttttccccACCGAAGgtgatcaagtatgaaaaaatattcattaagcttagtcattatattttgaaaaattcgtaaactaaataactagtttatgactcgaaattcttttctatgcaagctagtctaattagttatgcgacaatcgtctgaatgatagaaagatgaatataacttgagaaataggtgttcatccttcacttaccttttgttgatgaagttatccaaaatcttcggttgatcttcgccttccaatggtagaacgcaaatgatgactggttcgtttctcaactacctctatcctaaatagagacttaactaattgaagactagaaatcaggatatgcttttgacaacaagcttgatatagcaacacttgtgagttcgatcgatCATTACTCTAACAGAAAGACATTAAAGGAATCGGTCTATAAGTGCATTAACATAAACCATCtaaattttttaaactttttcccTTAGAATCGGTTTTCATGTATGTGGTTCAAATACCGATTATGAAGCTTGTCATTTGAGATTCTCAAATCAAAATCAGTTATGATTTATATCTTCATAAACCGACTCCTTGGGTTTCATATTCATGTGTGCTTTTCCATACAGAATCGGATTACAAATATTATCTTATATACCGATTGTCtaaccagatttttttttttgattgaactcTTTGTAGATGGATTTCGTCACTTGAAATTTTATAACCGAGAAATCCAAGTAAGTGATCTTAAGAGGGAGCTAGATAAAATCTTTGTCAACAAATACAATGTTGCATTTTATCGAGAGAAGGCATTAATAATTGCATACCAGCTTTCATACGAGGAACTTGGGGTGCTAGGCAGCTTTGCAGAAAGGTGGAGACACGAAATTATAGATCGGTTGGATCTCGAGGAGCAATTTATAGAAATATCGCACGTAACAAATCCTTATTAAGTCATGGTCTTTTAAGGGCAAAATGGATAAAATTTTAGTTGAGGAATATGCTGCCGATGGTGTTGCTGCCGATGGTGATGATGTCGATGGTGTTGTTGCTGACGATGATGCTGCTGACGGTGATGCTGCTGATGGTGATGCTTCTCCTGATGTTGCTGGTGCTGCCAATGCTAAATTTGTAAGTATTTACCAATATCTATCGGTTGTTTGATCTTCCACTTGAACACTTAAAAAgtaagtttttgttttgtttgtgtaGGAGGAAGTCGCTAATAGACACTACTTGGAGGAAAAAGGTGAACAAttcaatttttttgaaagttACGAATTCGTGAATTCCAAAATTCCAGAGCTCAACCCCGATCATATGCCATTCATGTACCGGATGGAGATTCCTCGGATGAAGACCGATATTTTTAGAATTATTTGTGTAGATTTTTTGGGTAAATCTTTATGTAGACTCTCACGAGACTATAATACGTACAGTAGGTcgcttaggggtttaaaggcttgatgcacgtgctaagtgcatctgTGATGCCCACGAAAATGGTTAGATTGATTTGCAATGAATGAGATGTGTTAAAAGCATGGATAAATTATTTCCTTGCATGCAACATCGGTCTATAAAATCTTGTTAAACTACTGATTCCTTTGGTCTTTATCAATGTATACGTACACCGATTATGAGTGTTCTTTTATGAATGACGAATACAAACCTAGAATCGGTCCACCTTCGGTAAGTGATTTcgagaaaagaaatgaaaatttCGAGTAGTTTAATGATTGGAAGTTCAATTAACATTAATTAGTTGTACATCTAAAACCGTTAATAAACATCTAAAATTATTAATTAACATTAGTTTCTTAAGATTATTAATTAACTGGGGTAAACTAGATATTGATTAAAATAGTTGGCTAcaaagtttttagatttatttcttaATGACCTATTTTTTTATCATCTAACCATAGCCCTCAGATAAACAGCATACGCCCCAAAATAGCCCGGTTTTAAAATCATTGGTGATGCTGTGTTATGGTTTTGAAATTTTAAACAACGACCGAGAGGATTTTGTTTGCCTACGTGACCTTTTCCCTTTCTCTGTTGTCACTTCGGAGGGGCCGTTTCTCACCATTACTGAATCATCAAACTTTATCACCGGCGAAAAATCCGTACATGTATTTATCATATGCCGGTGAAAGAAGTGTGCACCAAATTGTGTTTGTCACCGGCCAACACCACTGGCCTCCAAAAGGAAAAAAGGACCTGAGGTTGCTTACCATCCATCAACCCGAAGAAGTAACTGGGTTTTTTCGGCCCATATAAAATGCCCAAGTAAAACGTCTTACAAATTTCAATTAATCTGAGAACGAGGTCCTCGTCGCGTATTAATATGGTAATGATATCTATCTCAGACCTCAAAACAGGAAATCCTGGTTAGGTTTTTTCTCTCAAACTAAAAAAGAAGTCGAAGCATATATGTCAAGCGTTCCAGAAGATGTCTACCTTGAGATCCTTGCAAGGCTGCCAGTGAGATCATTACTTACGTGTAAGTGTGTTTGTAGGTCTTGGTTTCGAATAATTTCTCATCGTAGTTTTGTTAAGATGCACCGTAGAATTAGTATCCAAAAAAACAACCCTAGTCTAATGGCTAGTGGTTATTTGCCGGGAAGGTGCCGTTGGGTAGGCTGTGATTCAATATATTCGTCTATCAAGGATGCTGTTAAAAACAAATCCACAATCGAAACTTTATATTGTAATGTTAAATTATTTGGTTCTTGTGATGGTCTGGTTTACCTTTGGGATGATAGTAAGAAACTCCTTTTTCTTCGGAACCCAGCCACCAAACAGCAGAAAATAATACCCAAATCATCAGAAAAGTATACGAAAGATGATATCCACATGTatggttttggttatgattgcaAGATTGATGAGTACAAGGTTATACATGTTGTGAAATTAGATGAAACTAATAAGGACAACAGATGTTTAATCGACGTCTATACTCTAAGAAAGAATGCCTGGAAAAGCAGTCACGCTGAGCTTGACATGCATATTATGGTCCCTTGGAATCGAGATATTGGGGtgcttgtaaatggagttttgcACTGGTCCGGCAAAAGAGACTTCAAGGTAATCATCACTTTAGATATCAGCGAAGAGAAATTACAAGAAATGGAACCACCTAAAGGAGCTATAGAGAATGGGAATATTTTGAGGACTGTGGGGGCTTTGGAAGGGTTGCTTTGTTTACTTGTAGTAAATAAGGTTGACCTTGGAGTTTGGGGTGATGCAGGATTACGGCGTCCCAGAATCTTGGACTAAACGTTACAACATACCCCGTGAGAAAATAATGAAATATGACTAGGGCTGCAGATATCTTTCACTTAGATGTTGCAATTGTCCGTATTAGTTGTCTTACCAGCCACGGATCCTCTAAAGTTTTGATTATCTAGTCCTCATATTTtcattgttcttcttcttctgaccATACTGGATAAATCCTTGACGAAACAATGAAGATTACTTGTGCCCGGCATTTTATGGTTCAGTTGGGAATTGGAGCTAGCTATATTTGAAGTCTTTTACTTGGACGCATCTGCTCAGGGGTCCATCAAGTCTGGCTGCCTGGTCCATGCTCAGTTTCTGATTTGAGaaatttcctgtttagtccaaaAAGGCAAAAACCCGACCTGGGATTACTGTGTAGTCCAGCGGGATAAACaaattatccgctggtccaaaaatGTTTAAAAACAGCGGTAATTACCTTTATACCCATAACACGGGATTATGTCAGttcctttttcatttttcttcttctcaattttcagtttcttctctctCAGTTCTCTCTCTTCTTTCAACAGTTGCAGAAATTCAGTTACCGAAATTTGAAATCAGTTACAGGAAAACAAAATCGATAAaggtcatcaacaaaaattaccGAAATTTGAAATCGAATATCTATCAACAACAGTTACAGAAAACCTAATTTTCAGACCTAATTTCATTTCATTCAATTGAAGAGAGAAAATGGTATTgaatagaaaaattaagaggacaattacagaagaaattacaGAAGAAAACCCTTCTccagcaaaaagaagaagaaaaaacgatgatgattcaccaacaacaaaccCCGAAGAAACCCCCCGTGATGTTACTCCTTCACCAATAACAAGAAGTAGGAGTAAAATTGTTACTCCTTAACCAACAAAGAGGAAGAAACATATCGATCAGAAAATAGGTAAGTTGTtgtcgtttttctttttgatttctatgctcaatggaatcactacatatttgtatgtagtttctggtatacatgttttcatatgttgtatatgtaatttgagacaacatattgacatgcagtgtgcgattcatatgttttttgttcaaCAGAATCACAACATCTCtgtgagtcatatgttttacatgtttttcatctgttgtgtatgtaatttgacacaacatattgatatgcagtgtgtgattcatatgttttatatctgtactacatatcaatatgttgtctacaatttgtacttattgatatgtaatgatagcatctcaaattgatatgtgtgtgctacatattattatctgcctataatatgtaatgtgtacaaaacttttggtttacaaaaacagcaaaaaccaaaagaaagaaagcagATGCTGCTCCcgaagcaaaaagcaaaagaaaaacagcagcgacaactactaaagcaaaaggaaaaacaacgacaaaggctgctactccttcaccaccagcaaaggggaacaaagcacttgtcctgagagctgctactcgatctccaaaaggaaagggaaaagcaaaaagggggaaagcaaaagcgctcctgaaagaaggtttgtaatgttaaaagtgaagataattcttaataacgatggggcgctgccccctcgacccccgtaaattgtggttcatatgtagttatcagtatgtagttataaaattaccagtatgttgtggtatttgatatgtagttgtttaatgttcatggtagatacattaactacatatttgatatggtgtaggggaagaAAACACTTGccttgagagctgctactccttcaccaaaagcgaaaggggggaaagcaaatgtagaaggtatgttgtacaactacatataagaacaaagcgtatgaataatatgtatcattaataacatatgtttatgagtatgtaatgatgcattgttgtgcttgtttttggtattaagtgtttttacatttttactgtatcaaagcagatacatatgccatacgtactattacaaatcgatatgtagttaaaataatacgtagtggtatctactattatatatcaatatgtagaggtaaatacttatactctcataacatattacatatcaatatgtagaggtaaatacttatactctcataacatattacatataaatatgtagaggtagatacttatattctcgtatgtactgttaataatatgtagtttcaagacttggtagatattacaactacatattgatgatgtaactacatatttgatataccatattgatatgtactgtaatagtttttggttcttgttattgtgtaggtgctaataagAGTAAGAAAGTAgctggaaaaccacgaagtttataccgtggcggtttcaggggcttgtgggggcttgcgaagactattaggaccactaagaaggctattgcgaagtccactgaaaaccttgagttgagtgagttgcagatgaagataatttctgaagcatcattcggtaacATGTTCCTAATAttctggtacacaagatttgagttggaacattgaagatgcaatgacgaaaatgttacgctgttacgttaggggtcaagatccaaacaagcttagatttgtctttaaaaggcatggccaaccgaatgagctagtatccacaccagaagaaatggaACTTATTTATGGGATACCGAGAATTCAaaatagggaatatcttgattataggcttacacaagtcaataaaaaaagtggatggcgtgaaacagaatttttcaaaaggacttttcctgctgatatgaaagctggtgataaagtgactaggccaatgattgtgaaggcaatcttgaaaatccttaaaataacaccaattaatctgaaaacgaagaagtctgatgaagagtctctgcaaagcgtgggtgataaatcaaatgaagattctgaagaagacgaggaagatgccgaagatcttgttaggTTTATCTGCctgtatatgtgcacttcattatttttcgctacaagtgatgcCAACGCTTTGACtaaaaaatatattggtttcgttcttgatcttgagaaggctaagaatatttcatggcctgacctcatccattctcatttagagaaaaagctgaatgaaaacgtggaatccgtagaacgcacaaatggttgtgctatttatttgttggtaagaatctattaatttgtttattctacttcaaaatgtttttgttttatgtgttttctacattttgatagtatatctaatactgcatatcaatattttgcagccatggtttgcggagcatacccatttggtggcgcccgaggatatagtgacagaacctacaggaatgtatgtgccaagagtggctaggtggaatcatacaaagatatgtgctgagttcctaaaggatattcATCTTTCTGAGTATCAGATAAGCTTGTcgtacatattttgtcataataaaaatatattttgataagtacatgtagttcgacatattgatatgtagttattagcatatcaatatgtagtagttattagcatatcaatatgctactacatattagcatatcaatatgcagtagttattagcatatcaatttgtggtgatacatattgatatgtagttattagcatatcaatatgtagttctccctgtgtatctaatagagaaagaactacgacatgttttttttttttggtaatatctaatatgtagttgcttttttacatttatttgatctgtaccagttccatgttgatttcaaagacgAGATCACACatgaagaaagacaaatccttaatcgtatttcaagaaggattcaacaggaagcaaatgatgatgctttttgttaAGATGACAAttccgaatcggaagaagagaaagaagaagaggaagaagagaaggaataagagaaagaataagagaaagaagaataagactcagtattggggggagaagattggaagattaaatacgatgatttgaggaatacaatatctgccaaatggagtgaattcaacacaatgcaacaagagggcgaaccggttgacgcttcaaagcttgagttcatgttgcatgatatttaccggaaagctttccctttgcagagaaagccagccaggaagattatgttagcttgggatgtacacctactccaagaaaccccaatgaagagttgaatgtggaccaaatagttgagaacgaaatgcaaggttctccggaagatcaagcagatgctaatgtcaacattcttgaagttggtttgtcaacaccgaaagatcaaactcatgctaatgccacctctgaggttgagttgtcaacaacttcagtattgaagttccatgatgttgaagttccgccttatgaggttaaaaattgggctaaatataatttggagcaaaaagtcaaagagatacaagagaaaaagggcaAAGAAAACACACATGTAAGTAGCATATCAGTACATAGTCAAAGTAtcatatcaatatctatctgttacatatcaatatgtagtggt contains:
- the LOC113334062 gene encoding F-box/kelch-repeat protein At3g06240-like, whose product is MASGYLPGRCRWVGCDSIYSSIKDAVKNKSTIETLYCNVKLFGSCDGLVYLWDDSKKLLFLRNPATKQQKIIPKSSEKYTKDDIHMYGFGYDCKIDEYKVIHVVKLDETNKDNRCLIDVYTLRKNAWKSSHAELDMHIMVPWNRDIGVLVNGVLHWSGKRDFKVIITLDISEEKLQEMEPPKGAIENGNILRTVGALEGLLCLLVVNKVDLGVWGDAGLRRPRILD